From one Terriglobia bacterium genomic stretch:
- a CDS encoding EcsC family protein: protein MPEEKPSWLRLRVEDGLRRGLTQAYETVKVDPQKFLLQLRTAYGLPISTYDGVFSVSEEQLDLVAIDVVRSGMKVAAVEGAGFGLGGLLTIVPDLSILAGITIRTIQKLSLIYGFQFATDAEVADLWVAAASAAGVDISRELLEKEVVNRFVPRVIQRIAVQASSDVVERWAGRLIPVLSSAIGATLNYYFVRTWGRRAMTHFRQKHDLRRSRLTLTQPITPGALPPAP, encoded by the coding sequence ATGCCAGAAGAGAAACCATCCTGGCTCCGGCTGCGCGTCGAAGATGGCCTGCGCCGCGGCCTCACCCAGGCCTACGAAACCGTCAAGGTGGACCCGCAGAAGTTCCTTCTCCAACTCCGCACCGCCTACGGACTGCCGATCAGCACCTACGACGGCGTGTTCTCCGTCTCCGAGGAGCAACTCGACCTTGTCGCCATTGACGTGGTCCGCTCAGGCATGAAGGTCGCGGCAGTGGAAGGCGCCGGGTTCGGCCTCGGCGGCCTGCTCACCATCGTTCCCGACCTCAGCATCCTCGCCGGCATCACCATCCGTACCATCCAGAAGCTCAGCCTGATTTACGGCTTCCAATTTGCCACCGATGCGGAAGTGGCGGATCTGTGGGTCGCCGCCGCCAGCGCCGCCGGCGTGGACATCAGCCGCGAATTATTGGAAAAGGAAGTGGTGAACCGGTTCGTGCCGCGCGTGATCCAGCGCATCGCGGTGCAGGCCAGCAGCGACGTGGTCGAGCGCTGGGCCGGTCGCCTGATTCCCGTCCTCAGCTCCGCCATCGGCGCCACCCTCAACTATTATTTCGTGCGCACCTGGGGACGCCGCGCCATGACCCACTTTCGGCAAAAACACGATCTGAGGCGCTCCCGCCTCACGCTTACGCAGCCGATCACGCCAGGCGCGCTGCCGCCCGCACCATAA
- a CDS encoding fibronectin type III domain-containing protein: MECRRPPGGKTAHILTIFSILVLFLLLGCGGGQQANPASSAATVTNTVAHSVQLTWARNSATDVLGYNVYRGSQSGGPYVKLNPALLANPDYLDTAVLSGQTYYYTVTAANAVAESDRSAEAVAVIPTP; the protein is encoded by the coding sequence ATGGAGTGCCGTAGACCGCCTGGCGGGAAGACCGCGCACATCCTCACAATTTTTTCCATCCTAGTGTTGTTCTTGCTGTTGGGCTGCGGTGGTGGCCAGCAGGCAAACCCGGCGAGTTCTGCCGCCACCGTCACAAATACCGTCGCCCATTCCGTTCAGTTGACCTGGGCGCGGAACAGCGCGACTGACGTCCTCGGTTACAACGTGTATCGCGGATCTCAATCGGGCGGGCCTTATGTGAAGCTCAACCCCGCGCTGCTCGCGAATCCCGACTACCTGGACACCGCCGTGCTGTCTGGACAGACGTATTACTACACCGTCACAGCCGCCAATGCGGTGGCGGAAAGCGACCGCTCGGCGGAAGCGGTGGCGGTGATTCCGACTCCCTGA
- a CDS encoding type II toxin-antitoxin system VapC family toxin has protein sequence MSRIFWDTNLFIYLFEGYGELSNRTTELRARMLARGDQLLTSTLTLGELLVKPIEQGDTELCKKYEAAVSATSVLLTFDANAAKIYARLRCDRSLRAPDAIQLACAAATGVDLFITNDARLQGKQVTGIHFIVPLDRVPV, from the coding sequence ATGAGCCGGATCTTCTGGGACACGAATCTGTTTATCTACCTGTTTGAAGGGTATGGCGAACTTTCAAATAGGACAACCGAGCTTCGCGCCAGAATGTTAGCGCGCGGCGACCAATTGCTGACTTCGACGCTGACCCTCGGTGAACTTCTAGTGAAGCCGATCGAGCAAGGGGACACAGAGCTCTGCAAGAAATACGAGGCGGCTGTGTCCGCGACCTCTGTTCTGCTTACCTTTGATGCCAACGCTGCGAAAATCTATGCGCGGTTGCGGTGTGATCGTTCGCTTCGCGCGCCGGACGCGATCCAACTTGCATGCGCCGCCGCGACCGGCGTGGACCTGTTCATCACCAATGACGCGCGTTTGCAAGGCAAACAGGTGACAGGAATCCATTTCATTGTGCCACTCGACCGAGTGCCCGTTTGA